From the genome of Stutzerimonas stutzeri, one region includes:
- the pilM gene encoding type IV pilus biogenesis protein PilM gives MPLILIFLVAMLTGIYFLSENSEASKIDSFTAENNVRVTNMLIYRNAVTLFAEANPSYTGVVPDNNLSLPTWFRKMNDIGNYVATGKAYVYAQGRSELAYALAEKTESIAVGIKKNGVLVHPSEGNTGIAVPASVPDESVVIL, from the coding sequence ATGCCGTTAATTCTGATTTTCTTAGTCGCGATGCTTACCGGGATCTATTTTCTTTCAGAAAATAGTGAGGCATCTAAGATCGATTCGTTCACTGCGGAAAACAACGTCCGCGTAACGAACATGCTTATCTACAGAAATGCCGTCACCTTATTTGCTGAAGCAAACCCCTCTTACACCGGAGTTGTGCCCGACAACAACCTATCGCTGCCAACCTGGTTCAGGAAGATGAACGATATAGGAAACTATGTCGCTACTGGTAAAGCATATGTCTATGCACAGGGGCGTTCTGAACTAGCCTATGCTTTAGCTGAAAAAACAGAGTCCATCGCTGTCGGTATAAAGAAAAATGGGGTGCTGGTACATCCCTCAGAAGGTAATACCGGAATTGCTGTTCCAGCAAGCGTGCCGGATGAATCTGTGGTGATCCTATAA
- a CDS encoding Soluble lytic murein transglycosylase, with protein MALLIILLPSICKAEVPPPTYQNVAMQAGVPVEYLYAVAKTESNTQLTIGYYPWPWTLNVAGESRRFATFKEACADAESAVAKHGGRSVDIGIGQLNWGYNGFKYFASPCDSLNPRRNLEVAAMLLRQHFEKYGDWLEAAGRYHRPAGGAPAEIYKAKIRKRLQQITIVSR; from the coding sequence ATGGCGCTTCTTATCATACTTTTGCCGAGCATATGCAAAGCGGAAGTTCCACCGCCGACCTACCAGAATGTCGCTATGCAGGCCGGCGTGCCTGTTGAATATCTTTACGCAGTTGCAAAAACCGAAAGTAACACCCAATTGACTATCGGCTACTACCCATGGCCATGGACGCTGAATGTCGCCGGAGAAAGCCGGCGGTTTGCGACATTCAAAGAGGCCTGCGCTGACGCAGAGTCGGCTGTCGCGAAACACGGCGGCCGTTCTGTCGATATTGGTATCGGTCAATTGAACTGGGGCTATAACGGATTTAAATACTTTGCCTCTCCTTGCGATTCATTGAATCCGAGGAGAAACCTCGAAGTGGCTGCGATGCTTCTAAGGCAGCATTTCGAGAAGTATGGCGATTGGTTAGAGGCTGCAGGACGCTATCATCGCCCGGCAGGAGGAGCGCCTGCCGAAATATACAAAGCGAAGATCAGGAAGCGTCTTCAACAAATCACGATAGTATCCCGATAG
- the traJ gene encoding plasmid transfer ATPase TraJ: protein MSSPNETGPVDAALIQKSEPVRIEPLLEPFDFRGDFTAQNFMRFLKSCADQGVSDLTIQGGDYIWAEKHGRQCKATIQTINQGQLSPLISSVWQAEVISKMRAGEGADRALELAGEELGIARGKRLRFRCNFIQARVAKIDEAYSITLRVIPSELPDIFQMNLEPELFEAMYPSQGLVLVCGPTGSGKTTLQAAVYGYAGSAMPDRKVVTYEDPVEFVLGGDHWKGPQPSQSQIGRDIGDFARGLKNAMRRKPSIIGIGEARDLETMDAMIEAGLSGHLCYATVHTESVPETINRIIQVYPPAQQSAVASRLMGCLRVIVVQRLLKTTDGKRVAIREFVIFDRDLRNELQSESYEQWSLILRKKLEAAKETLDDKAWELFIKERIDQSEFIELVGHKAFRMRMEAIS from the coding sequence ATGTCATCGCCCAATGAAACAGGCCCTGTAGATGCTGCTTTGATTCAAAAAAGCGAGCCGGTTCGTATTGAGCCTCTACTTGAACCATTTGATTTTCGCGGCGACTTTACTGCGCAAAACTTTATGCGCTTCCTCAAATCCTGCGCAGACCAGGGGGTCTCTGACCTAACGATTCAAGGAGGCGATTACATTTGGGCTGAAAAACATGGTCGTCAATGTAAGGCCACCATCCAGACGATCAACCAAGGGCAACTTTCACCGCTTATAAGCTCCGTTTGGCAGGCCGAAGTAATAAGTAAAATGCGTGCTGGCGAAGGCGCCGATAGAGCTTTGGAGTTGGCCGGGGAAGAACTCGGAATTGCAAGGGGCAAGAGACTCAGGTTCCGTTGCAACTTCATTCAGGCTCGTGTTGCAAAAATCGACGAAGCCTACTCAATCACGTTGCGTGTGATCCCTTCGGAGTTGCCAGATATTTTCCAGATGAACCTTGAACCTGAGCTGTTCGAGGCTATGTACCCTTCTCAAGGTCTCGTGCTGGTCTGCGGGCCTACCGGGTCTGGCAAAACAACGCTTCAAGCCGCGGTGTACGGCTACGCCGGTTCAGCGATGCCCGATAGGAAAGTGGTGACCTATGAAGATCCCGTAGAGTTCGTTCTAGGCGGTGATCACTGGAAAGGCCCGCAGCCATCGCAGTCGCAAATAGGTCGAGACATAGGTGATTTTGCACGTGGCCTAAAGAATGCCATGCGGCGTAAGCCGAGTATCATTGGCATCGGTGAAGCTCGCGATCTTGAAACTATGGACGCCATGATTGAGGCGGGACTGAGCGGGCACCTGTGTTACGCGACGGTACATACTGAATCCGTTCCAGAGACAATCAACCGAATTATTCAGGTATACCCACCAGCACAGCAGTCTGCTGTCGCTTCCCGGCTTATGGGCTGCTTGCGCGTAATTGTTGTTCAGCGTCTTCTTAAAACCACTGATGGCAAACGAGTTGCTATCAGAGAGTTCGTTATTTTTGACCGCGATTTAAGGAATGAGCTCCAATCCGAGTCTTACGAGCAATGGTCATTGATCTTGCGCAAGAAACTGGAAGCGGCAAAAGAAACGCTCGATGATAAAGCCTGGGAGCTATTCATTAAGGAGCGGATTGACCAGAGCGAGTTTATCGAGTTGGTAGGCCACAAAGCATTTCGTATGCGTATGGAGGCGATTTCGTGA
- the icmT gene encoding IcmT/TraK family protein — MRISIWQHAGRTPKIFGIPCMAFLPIFIWLFHMRLWTFGLACFVIAFFTVLSHFGLTFTVLWGKVLHLVRGPRIFARPWWYRNRFQDIDR; from the coding sequence GTGAGAATCTCCATTTGGCAACATGCAGGTAGGACACCAAAGATATTTGGTATTCCGTGCATGGCATTTCTACCGATTTTCATTTGGCTGTTTCACATGCGGTTATGGACGTTTGGTCTTGCTTGCTTTGTTATTGCTTTCTTTACCGTTCTATCCCACTTCGGCTTAACGTTTACTGTGCTTTGGGGAAAGGTTCTCCATCTAGTAAGGGGGCCAAGGATTTTCGCACGCCCCTGGTGGTATCGAAACAGATTTCAAGACATTGATCGATAG
- a CDS encoding PapB/FocB family fimbrial expression transcriptional regulator: MKVDGSVLIAGNVEPEHFELLLSDTKTSGEKVIAALRDHLVNGMSAKEATYKHGVTPSQFYNRLNGIQQKHAFICSVLKFYT; encoded by the coding sequence ATGAAGGTTGATGGATCTGTTTTAATCGCCGGGAACGTTGAGCCTGAACACTTCGAACTTCTGCTCAGCGATACCAAGACAAGCGGCGAGAAGGTGATTGCTGCGTTGCGTGACCACCTCGTTAACGGGATGTCTGCCAAGGAAGCTACCTACAAACACGGGGTGACACCGAGCCAGTTCTACAACCGACTTAACGGTATCCAGCAGAAGCATGCGTTCATCTGTTCGGTGCTGAAATTCTATACATAA